AAAGGAATGCATCCAAAGGACTAAGTCCTAACTCATTTAACTCTTTCCAACTCTCCAAAGACAAACAAAAGTTGAACTTAATTACAAGAAAACGGATGCTAATATTCTGTTTGGAATTAAATCCCTGCTCAATACAAAAGTGTTGCCAACCATTATTTCTCCACGCAGCTGTTAGGTTAAAGCTAAACGTTTAAAAGACGAAGTATTTCGTTTGGAAAGCAAGGAAAAGCCCAAATAGGCAAAAACTTAAACCGGAAAGCTCTAGAAGCGGATGAAATCACCAACATATTCAGCAATGTAAATTCGGTTAAATCAACGTAAATGCTGTGTTTTCACATAGctgaaagttaaaaattagcattCAAAATTCTCCGTTCCAGAAGACAAGTCCAGTATTCATAAAGGTAAACTAGCGCAACATCTCCCACACTCCAGGTGTCCTTAATCCtattaaattctaaaaatgtttccCTAACtctatttttttacaaaaatcttATAGGTCATAAGTTtaaaagggggagggggagagggtgAAGGCTTAAACGGTATTTAAGAGTCACTGACTCATCGAATTAAGATTCAAGAGCAGTTTGCTGCAGGAGGTGCTCCCACACATTAGTTTCCAAGTGAAACACGCTATAAAGGAAGCAGGATGGATACTGAAGGTATGGTGACTGGTATGTGACTGAAAAGGGACGGGACACGGGTCTAACGGCAAAGGGGTAGTTTCTACTCCACCTCCATCCATCCACATTATTCCAACTCATGGAGGTACAATTGCCATCCTTTCCCAACACTTAATACCCTTCCCCAAAAGAAAGCAACTAAATGAGGGTAAAGAGGGGTGCTGCCACTAAAAATGGCTAAAGAGATCAGTTATCTCCAGAAAAAGATGCACCGAACTCTCTAGGATCCCAAGCTTTCCGGCACCCAAGTCTCGGAGGGCTCCGGGGGAGAGCCGAGAGCGGACTGGGGGAGGGAGATTAGCAATCGAGATCAATGAGGCGCTTACTCGTTGTCAGAAGTCGCCGTCTCCTCGCTCATCTTTCCCTCACCGTGATCCGATCTGGAGATGGAGGAGCAACAGCAGGCGggggagcagcagcagcaccgAGGGGCAGGCGGCAGCGGCGGCCGGGGGGGCGCGGGGGCAGCGGCACAGGGGCCTCACCATGGTGGATGCCTCACCCAGAACGGTGCCCCCCCAGCCGGGAACCCCGGCCACCCCCGCAAGGGGGTGGCGGCAGCAACCTCCTCCGTGGCGACCCCAGCCTCTTCCCCCGCCTCAGTGCCCAACAAGGGATCCGAGGAGGCCCGGTAGAAAGGGAAAAAGACAGGGGGCTGCAAAGGCTGACTGGAGAGCTGCTCCTCCGGCCACTGGGGTGGAGCGCAGCGGGGTCCGgccaggaaggagcaggcaggcggagaacctgggagcagaggcgGCGCTTCCCTCAGGGATGCGGCGAGGAGGAAGCAGAGCTCCACTTGGTGGGGGCCGGCGGGGGGGTGCCGAGCCCAGGCTCCGGGCAGCGGCGGCGCGGTCCGGCCGGAGCCCACCCCACCATCTCCCGCCTAGCCGCCGGCTGCCCCTCAACCCCCGGCGACGCCTGGGTCGGTCCTCAGGCGCGGGCAGAGCCGGGCAAGAGGCCCCGCGGCGGCGGATTCCTCCAGACACGCTCCAGCCGGGACTCCTCCtgaggggggaggagggggcggCGAGGAGCGTGTGAGGCGAGGGGCAGGCGAGCCGATCGCTCCCACCCGGCCAGAGAAGAGCGGACGGACCCGGGATCGGGGGGCAGGAGCCCGAGAGGCGGCGAGAGAGAGGAGCGGCCGCAGGTCCCCCGCCAGCCAGTGCCCACCAGCAGCTCGGCGGGCCAGCTCTTCACGCCCGAGAGAGGGGAGCCGCGAGGGGGGCGGCGGAAGCGCTCACGCCGCCCGCTCCTTCCGCCGCCGCTGCCCGAACCGGGGGCGCCCGCGAGAGAAGGAGGCGAAGTAGTCCCTCGCGACTTCTCCCGGCAGCCGGCTTCCCTCTGAGGCCAGAGCGGGCACGGGGTGGGGCTGCCGAGCGGGGTGCTCAAGCCGTGAGGATATGTGGGTAGGACTAAAAGCCGCGGCCTCCGGGCGAATCACTGCAACTCGAAGTCGTGTGCAGCATGGCAAGTTTCAGGAAAGTAGTTCCCTCCTCCCTTCATTTCCCAAATCGTAGTCGAGCCACTTAGCGAGGAAATGGGGGGGAGGGGGGCGGAGGGATACCGCCCTGCACTGTGCTCGGTGTGCGTGCGCGCCCTCCAAACTCTTGGCACGCCGCGAAAGGGGGCGGGGGTGGGAGCTGCGAGAggagctgcttgggaggttgcaTTGTTGTGGCGCGTTACTCCCCGTTACTCGGCTTGCTTGAACGAAGAGGCTAGAAAGACAGTGTGCTCAGAGGAGAAATCTGGAGACTACTCTcttctgctgtgtgtgtgtgtgtgtgtgtgtgtgtgtgtgttttccttgcaGAGCAAAGAATGGAACTGGCGTGAGTTCATCTTTAGTTAGTGGGGGTTAGAAGCAGGGACTGTGCAAAAAGAGCTCCTCCTGCTGTCCCCCTGGTTGCATTGCTGCAGTTCTGCAGTTCCCTAGCTGCATGcacggggtgtgtgtgtgtgtgtgagagagagagagagagagagaatgaatatgagaatgtgtgtgtgttagttttAACACCTTGCCTCCCTGCCTGGATTCTTACTGCGCAAGGGGTGTGCTGTCAGGGCATTCATCTCCGAAAGCTGGAGTGATTGTTAATGGAGAACGACTTCCATTGAAGCCCAGGGTAGGCGTGTTACATGAATCTGGCGCAGCCAGAACGGAGGAAATAACTCCCGCTGCGAGTGAGGTTGCATAACTATACCGCAGGAGATGCTTCTATGGCAGGAACTGCTCCGAACGGAGGCGGACCGATTGGATAGACAGCTGTCATGAATGCATTGTTAGAGGACAATGAATGCATTCATCTCAAAAGGTTTTTGCACAGAAATCTGCTGGGGTTGTGGGCTGGAACCTAAGGTCAGCCCAGCCACAGGAGTCAGAACTCGTGGCTCTGCAAATTCTATTATCTCTTCTCTACTTAGAAAGCCAGCCTTTACACGAACCGGCCTAGGGGACTGAATCCCAAGCGCTGCCAAGTTCCTGATGCATCTTCCCAGATTTAAGCCTAGCCCTGAGTGcaatgtttttctcttccttctcaggTTTGTGCGAGCTAAAAATGAAGGTTGCTGCTGGTGCCACATTGAAGAGAACAATTCCCGAGGAAGTAATCAAGTTTAGAGAACCTCGCAACAAGGCAGCACTCTTCTGCCATCCCTCTAGAAAACGCAGGATTGTTGTTCTGAGAATGCGCGTGCACAGTAGTGCACTAACAGTGTTTTGCACGtggcaggtgcttaataaatattcgACGAATTAACAAAGGCGCTAAACCAGTCAGTGTGCcccaagatcatcccactgttTTCTGAGGTATGATTATGTAACTTGCTTCCTGCCTCATCAGCAGCATTGTACTTACTCCGAGAAAGAACGGGGCAATGTTGGTGATGAGAAATGGCGGTCTATACTAGACATGAGCTCTAAACCTGCCTTTTTGAGCTTATTCTTGTGAAGAAGCTATACATGAGGGTGTTGATACTGGCCTCTTCTCCTTCCAGGACTGCTGTTAACCAGTTAGACTGCTCAAGTTTCAATCAAGTCCCATCAGGTATAATCTGTGTTCTTGTGTGAGTTACTAAAACTGGGCCTGCATAAAATGGGTATAACAGTGTACCTAACTCAGAGCTTTTGTGCTGATGAGCGTGATAATAATATACATAGTTACTTAAAACAGATTAAGAATTCACAGTAAGAGCTCTGTAAGTCTTAGCTCttactattattttgtcagagataGTAAGAAACTCCATGGCAAAATAGTGGCAGGTGCTTTGAGGATTAAATATAAAGCATTCAGTattcttgttcattcattcaacaaataactgTCAGTTGCTAGACACATGACCTGGTCCTCAGTAAGCCACCAATAAATGAAACTGTCAGAGTTATTATGACTAAGTAAATACAAGGAAAGTTGGTCATTTGCAAAGGCCTTTCTCTTTTGAAGATTTGCATCTGTTCGAGATTCTAGTGTACCAAGGAAATTGCCAGTACAGTCTTTGGAAGAAGATATGAAAACCATCTTGGTCAtcatgagccaggcactgtgctggctaCTTCCACACACGTTGCTTACATAAAGGGAGCAAGATATGACCAATAGCCCAAATTAATGCTTTAAAGATTGCTCTCAACTCCATGTCCAAGACATAGTCTCCAAACCATTCAGACTTTGGTGGTTCCATGCCATTTCTAGGACACTTTTGTACCCTTTCTCTCACCCAATTCTTAAAGATCTTACcaactttttttatttgattGCTTTGGTTTGGCAGAGCTCAGAGTCTTCTATGCTGAAGCAGTCAGAAATGGTGCTACTGCTTAGAGCCAAGAGATCTTCTAGTCTGACTGTCAATCACTGGCTGCTCTATACTCTAGAGGCCTCAACTAATCTATCTGGTTGTCTGGACCTCAGGAGGTAAAGAGGCATGGCAACCCCCTTATTTGGATCATGActtgaacaaatatttttaaatttgggacAACAGGAGAAATTTGAACATTAACTGGAGATTTGTTGAGAACAAGGATTTCTTTTTTGAGTATTGGTTTATGGCTACATTTTCTTTAAGTCCTTACCTTTCAGAAATGTGTaccctaaaatatttacagatgaaatgtTATGCTTCAGAATAATCCACTGGGATGAGGCATAGGAAGCATGAGTAAGGATATAGATGAAACAAGATTGATTGTAGATTAATGATGAACACATTgtttactattttataatttaaaatgttctgtaataatttttttaaaatacactgcAAATACTtacttaaaatgcagattcccagacCTCAGCTCAGAAATTGTGATCACTAGGTCTATAATGGGGCCAACCGTGCTTTTGTAAGTATGCTAGGTACTTGGCCCTTTTTAGTCCTTCATTGTCTACTCCCCATTTCCTTGCAACCATTTTTGTCATCCTGTCCCCCAGCACATCCCTGCTTGAAAACTGTGTTCCAGCAACACAGAATAGGGTAGTGCATGGTATATCATAAGCTTAGATAGATACTGATCAAGGCCAGAGGGCTAGTTCAGTTAGGAAAGGTAGATCCAGCTAGACTTGAAAAGCTATGTGAGAAGCTAAATACAGCCCACAGTTTTGTCTTAAGTTCCAACTCCATTCAGTTATTATGTCAAGAAGAATTCCATGGCCACATTAGGGCTCAGCAAGAAAGGAGATACTTATATTTGCTCAGTTGTGTTTTCTAGGTGGACCTGTGGGAAGGAAGCTAGTCACAAAAGCTGGTTATCACAACTGACTATCTGTATTATTGTGCTCAGCTTTAGGAATTAGCCACAACCGTTTAATGACCTATTAGAGGTAATTAATTATCAATAGCATCCGTGGACCAAAGAGGGAGGAACAGGAGCACAACTGCCAAGTAATTGCCAGTATAGGATCTGATCCAACTTAAGCAAGGTACAAGTGGATTCTGAGTTCCTTGTAGGTATCAGACCAGGGTTTCTTCACAAGGACAAAAAAAGTAGGCTGTCCTCACTGAGACGGTGGCAGATGACAAGCCATGCTCCaaatcagtttcttttcttttcttcacgttGCTCAGGCCATAGTAATCATCTTTCTTATGAATTCAGAATTGGTCTTTTcagattctttaatttttttcctttgttgtttATACTTGtattgataattatttttttttttctgattcattttttaTGAGTTTATATTTGTTTTCCCAGTTAAATTTTAGTGactggaaggtagaggctgccCTTCATATTTTTGGCATCCTTTTTAGCAGTGGTTTTAAGTAATAGATGCTTTTTGGGTGAAATACTATGCCAAGGCCTTGACTATGTATAAAAAGGAAGCTGTATTGACTCAGAGTGGAGTAGAAATCAGGAATCCCCTCTGGCTTCCCATTGGGATTTAATACTATTGCAGTTTAGCATTTCACATACACTGTGCCTTGTACTATAAGCTctcaacagatatttatatttttgagaagcCAAAAGACAGCCAGGCCAATATGTGAGGTTCTAAAAGTACATAAAATACAAGTGCacatttccatttctaaaattacCGTTAACATTACTCCTTAGCAGATGTAAttaaaactttgtattttaaaactgtaGTTAATGTGTGCATAGATCAATGGGAACTTCCTACTTTCGTGGTGTactttgtttaataaatgttttggttttttttagtttAACCAATCTCATGGCTAATGAGCCCTGCCTCTCAGTGGAATTACTAAGTGGTAACCATGTTTCTAAATAGTTTCCTTGCCTCTGGCATGAGTCTACTGCTCCATCACTAGGATTTCCATGTTCTTCTAAACTAATACAAAGTATAAAGGATAAGTATGCTATTTTCCTTTTATCCCTAAGGACTGCAATTGTTGGCTTGGTAGTATCCGGTGAGTGTGAAATCAGTTTACTTTTAATGCTATAACTGCCTTTTACAGGAAGTTTCCACAAGATTAGGATGAGTACAAGGGAAATGAGCAGTGTgcaatttcctttattttctgtataatcTTAGCAGGGAGGATGCTTACCAGACCCTACACTGCTAAATAAAGCACTTACCATTATTCTCCCAAATGGCTTTAGAATGCTCATTCTTTAAAAGTTATATCCCACTACAACAAATATGAAGGATTGAAATACCCATCATAAAGGAATCCAAGGCCACATGCAATACAAATTTGGTACAACAAAAGATTCTAGGTTAGTTCCTTGGATTTTGCTCTAAGTATGGCATTGCCTTCTCTTTTAATGACTACTAATTAACCATTGTATAGGATTACAACAggattacatttaaaatgtacattgcCCTTCAGGAACTTACCTTTCTAACACCCTTGGccagtaggtattattattaactCCAGTTTACAAAGTGACTTGCAAACAAGATCAGAGAGGTCCCAGAGGTAAAGGCATGGCTGGAGCTCAAACCCATATTATCCTATCCTTCAAAAttctgtgtgcatgggtgtgtgtgttatACATAATTTCTCAATGGTGGGATATTTGGTGGGATAGACTTTCAAGTCATTACTACTTCGGAGAATGATATAACAGGAGAATCCTGCTTTTAGATAAAGAATTAAATTCCTTGGTTGTTATCAGCTGCCTTCTGTGGGCCTCAGGTACATAAgttcccttataccatcaattttTAGAGCAGGGTCTGGGGACATCTGCAGTCTGTTTTGTAAATTGGTTGCTAAATCTAGAGCCTTGGTAGGAAGACTGCTTCCATCTGAAGCGAATTGCATCTGGTTGTCTTTGGGTGATAGTAGCAGATATTGATGATCATAGTAACCACTAGCTGTATGTGGCTGTTTACTCCTTAGGTATACAAGCCatgtttcaagtgctcaatagccacaatGGTTAGTGGCTATCATATTGAATATctagatatagaacatttctgtcaTTACAGGGTGTTTTCTTGGACACATTAATGGGCAAATGTGTTGCTGTAAATAACAAAAGTAGTTATCGCGTTATTAAAGTAGACATGTAACAATGATTATGCTCTCAAACATATTATTGGTGTGAACTGGAGCACTGCAGATTCTCTCTCCATTGCCATTAACTAAGGGTAAAAGGGAGGATAATTTTGTAACTATCTTTGATGTTTGACATATAAGCCTCTGATAACCCCACAGAAGATATCTATACTGGGAAGCACACATTTATTGGCTGATTTATTGTATAAAAAatggttttagtttgttttgtcttttggtggtggtggtggtttttgcttgatttgttgcccaggctggagggcagtggtacaatctcatctcattgcaacctcaagcgatcccacctcagctccaagtagctggtactacaggtacatatcaccatgcccagctaatttttgtatttttcatagagagggtgttttgtcatgttgcccaggctggtctcaaactcctgagctcaagcaatccacctgtatcggcctcccaaagtgctgggattacaggcatgagccatcattcccagcatatgaaaaatttttttttttttgagatggagttttgttcttgttacccaggctggagtgcaatggcgcgacctcagctcaccgcaacctctacctcctgggttcaagcaattcttctgcctcagcctcctgagtagctgggaatacaggcgtgtgccatcatgcccagctaatttttgtatttttagtagagacggggtttcaccatgttgaccaggatggtcttgatctcttgtcctcgtaatccacccacttggcctcccaaagtgctggcattataggtgtgagccaccgcacccagctaaaaatgttttaagtgttCATGTTTAATATTGCAAATCCTTGCCACTCAAAGCTGCAAAGCTTCACCtagaagcttgttagaaatgcaggttCTTGGGCTCTACCCCAGCCTTTCCgaattagaatctgcattttaacaatatctcCATATGATTCATCTGTGCATTAAAGTTTCAGAAGCCCCATTGTAAGTAATTCTTTTATCTTTAATAGTATCCCTTCCTAACCTTGTTCTTCAAGCTGGTCCAGCCTTCAAGTATACAAAAGTCAGATAATCCCATCACCATTTCTAGCCCTTTTTCTGTGCTCCCCACCCCGAAacaagaattttatttctgttttcctttagcCTCTTTTTCCTGGCCTGTGATTTGGACCACTCAGCACCTTTTCTCTGCTCATCTCTGGATTAAGCCCACTGCTCACACTTAGATCCCTGCAGTCCTGACAGGGGACTGTGGCCTAAACAGCTGCTCcctgctttccttcttttctctaaaATCTCCCTgcttctctaaaagaaaatagtCACCACCACCCCCTGCCCCAATTCTCTAGCTTACCTGAAggtttccttctcttcccactGCAACATCACACTTTGTGATCAGACTTTTTCACACTTCGTTAGGCATGTGTAAAGCTTGGTGCGTCTACATAAATCACGCAGGAGACCTTAAAACTTTGCATTTTGTTGTAGCTTCCATGTAGTCCACtgtaatttcagaaaacaaaacaaaacttaagacCATGCATTTTCATGCAAGATTGGCCCCTCCAGCCCTCTGTGTTggccgtgtgtgtgtgcagtgtaatAATTATAATTCAAAGTCAAAATATAGGTAGAGATGGGTGGAGAGctataaagaaaatgtcagtATTCAAGGGAAAAATAgcagtttttatatattatatttttatgtttgtataacattttatatttttatatttttatttttatatttaaatatttccatttggTTTTCCATGTCTCCCTAGCTATATTGTAAGATTTTGGAGACCAATAAAAAGGCTGTTGGCAATCATTATAGAGGAGATAAAGGAGGACAGTGCTGATGGGGCTAGAAAGAAGATGACTATAATAGACATGTAGGTGGTAGAATCCACGGGACTACTTTAGGTACAGGGAGGAGGCCTGCTTTCCAGAAACTTACAGTCTAGCTAGGGAGACATAGAACCAGAAGGAAACATTTAGATACTATAAATTGCAATATGACTAAATGCcacaaaaagtaataaaactaaCTCGTTTTTCTCCAGTGACACTAATTTGATTAGCATCCTTAAATGTGTCTGTTTTGAAGTTCTATGATATTATCTTTAGTACTtttgtataaagaaataaagaatacacACCTGAAGGaaaatttctgtgtttaaaaatgctgaaaacttcAGTTCGGTGACATCTGGCCATTTGTTACATCACCAGAAagagatgtttttattttccataagaTTTAAAATCCGAAGACACTGGCTTTCCTTCATCCTAGAGAATGCCTTCTTCAACTCTAAAGCTCTTTATCAAAAAGTCCTAAAACAATTAAAACCCTCATTGCCTTTTGGGTTTTAGCCAATTTTTGTTTAGGTCAAGTTTCCTTCTTTGGTTGGATCATCCCAGACTTCCTTCTGGGTGCCCTGCCAAGCTGCCATGCATTTTTGACAGTCTCTCTTTACCTGTCTTATTTTTGCATGTTTCAGGTACAGTCAGATGTGTCATAATGACTTTCAGTCAACGATGGACTGCCTATATAACACTGGTCCCATAAAACTATAATACCTCCTTTTTATTGTACTGTTTCTAGGTTTagatgtttagatacacaaatactgaTGCTTACCATTGTGTAACAGCtgcttacagtattcagtacagtgacatgctgtacaggtttgtagcctaggaggaataggctataccatctaagTTTGTCTAAGCACAGTCTACGATGTTCACACAAAGAGGAAATCGCCtcacaatgcatttctcagaatttatccctgagttttgcttttgttgcccaggctgtaatacaatggcaccatctcggctctcCACAACCTTCAGCTCTCcacagcctccccctcccaggttcaagtgattctcctccctcagcttctggagtacctgggattacaggcgctggccaccacatccagctaattttgcatttttagtagagatggcatttctccatgttggtcaggctggtgttgaactcccaacctcaggtggtccacccacctcggcctcccaaagtgtgggaattacatgtgggccaccacacctggccattccTGTCTTTAAGTGATCACATATATCTCCTGATATTTTGCATAAAGATTTTTGGAATtgatttgggaaaataaaattgctttctgTAATCTTAAATTAGTTGATCCAGAATATGTCTTAGAAATGTAATAATCTTTTATATCTTCAATGATGCTGTCCTTAACTATATATTTGGTTAGTGTCTGTATTTAGCTAACCATAGTTTCCAAATGTTATAGTCTCAAATTTCATATTATCAAATTATTTTGTGTAATAATTTGTAAAGTGAGATGTCAGATAGGCActtattatatgttattttattaggGCAATATTAATTTATTAGTCTAATAGGACAACTCTtagtttatattttgaatttgtcACTGGAGCCCCTATCCATTGAAATGTATAAATGCCATAGAAATTTTGACATGCTTTCATCAAAATTCATAAACTGTACTTATGATGATtccagtttatttttacttttcacataTCTAAAATATCAAATTTCCTTGAAAACCACTTGAAgtgtaactcatttaattctaacTATTATTATTGCCtggttttgctctttttaaacttttccttATCATTTTCACTTATGATATTTATCCTATTTTACAAAGCCAACAGTACtcaataaacaatagaaaaaccTTCAGAAAACCATCAGAGCTGGGatcatgcctgggcaacagagcaagactccatctcaaacaaacaacagttCTTCAGTGATTATTTTTGTACACTTGTCTTTGGGCTTAAAGGCAAAGATTTCTCTCAGAAAGATTTATATAGGTGAAATTGCTACAtcaaagagaatattttaaataatgaaagataATGCCAAACTGTCCTCCAAAAAACATTGTTCCTTTTCTTAACcaatattttttaaccagtagtaTAGAGTAAGAGTAGTTTTTCTCTATAAGTTCACCCAAAGTGGATATTAACAATCTCTTATATTTTCCCAGTGTGGTGCCCTACCAAAATGAAATCttactgttgttttattttgtgtttcccTAATCACTAGGTTCaattttattcatgtttcttCTTCAGTGAGTTCTCTAATATAActgtttcttaatttccttttgctTCGATTTCCTTAGCTATACCCTTAGCTGTTGTTGTGAAGTACCTGTAATGAGAAtcatatggttaggctttgtgtcctcacTTGAATCtaatcttgaattataatccccacctGTTGAGGGAGACTCCAGTTggtaggtgattggatcatggggtggtttcctca
Above is a window of Callithrix jacchus isolate 240 chromosome 8, calJac240_pri, whole genome shotgun sequence DNA encoding:
- the LOC128928780 gene encoding uncharacterized protein LOC128928780: MRRLLVVRSRRLLAHLSLTVIRSGDGGATAGGGAAAAPRGRRQRRPGGRGGSGTGASPWWMPHPERCPPSREPRPPPQGGGGSNLLRGDPSLFPRLSAQQGIRGGPVEREKDRGLQRLTGELLLRPLGWSAAGSGQEGAGRRRTWEQRRRFPQGCGEEEAELHLVGAGGGVPSPGSGQRRRGPAGAHPTISRLAAGCPSTPGDAWVGPQARAEPGKRPRGGGFLQTRSSRDSS